A section of the Leptospira kobayashii genome encodes:
- a CDS encoding TolC family protein — MVKRIMSTRWKWKKKHSINYGLLILLCPLVLFSVIKSEQAYDPLSLSLEEAEVVGITNSVILQSLKDRREVFKMISTEKWRNYLPRVGVSYFGLKNNNINQSDSQYNDIRLQINQLLYDGGENKLEIESATLQELINQEDWKITKDKLSLEIRKTYIKSLANQVKLHLVKKTLERTLSQINDIKKENAMGFATELQRLEIESKIREIELLLLKTESNNNQANIELRKTLNLPLELPLRLKESLLNDYVLLPPYFKEETSSLAVVHKPEIKKSQITIENLKTRKEITENYWKPKVFLGSYYGQNINGPLPVKNDVYGFSISFQTQLGSTTNQSTANYGMQTDGTGIQRIPGFGPQFVGRGENAFNSSTLNLFDDLSYSRKIYEGKIALSDAIRNNQLIEIALKAEAFKAREKVREAWQVLRLTNSRFYITYETWKSMQAKSVTGFSKKTEMLSAELELLKSADDLTTAISSYLESVMDLSFATGVDVSEWQFYMYKKGEGNSLLAQLYSDDSFIFNKSKDLSDKNIFDENDSKPEKGDNKRRKKSEYDFYLED, encoded by the coding sequence ATGGTAAAAAGAATTATGTCTACTAGATGGAAGTGGAAGAAAAAACACTCAATAAATTATGGACTGCTTATCTTACTTTGTCCTCTCGTTCTTTTCTCCGTTATCAAATCGGAACAAGCTTACGATCCTCTTTCCTTATCTCTGGAGGAAGCAGAGGTAGTAGGTATCACAAACAGCGTAATCCTTCAAAGTTTAAAAGACAGAAGAGAAGTTTTCAAAATGATCTCCACAGAAAAATGGAGAAATTACCTGCCTCGTGTAGGAGTCAGTTACTTCGGATTAAAAAACAATAATATCAATCAATCGGACAGTCAGTACAATGATATTCGGCTCCAGATCAACCAGCTTCTCTACGATGGTGGAGAAAATAAGTTGGAAATCGAATCGGCCACCTTACAGGAACTCATCAATCAGGAAGATTGGAAAATCACAAAGGACAAGTTATCTCTCGAAATCAGGAAAACCTATATCAAGTCTTTGGCCAATCAGGTAAAGTTGCATTTGGTCAAAAAAACCCTGGAAAGAACCTTATCACAGATCAATGACATAAAAAAAGAAAATGCGATGGGATTTGCAACGGAATTGCAGAGACTTGAAATCGAATCCAAGATCAGGGAAATCGAACTTCTGTTATTAAAAACAGAATCGAACAACAACCAGGCGAATATCGAATTAAGAAAAACTCTCAATTTGCCATTGGAGCTTCCCCTTCGTCTGAAGGAATCCCTGTTAAACGATTATGTTCTTCTTCCTCCTTATTTTAAAGAAGAAACTTCAAGTCTTGCCGTAGTACACAAACCGGAGATCAAAAAATCTCAAATTACGATTGAGAATTTAAAAACAAGAAAGGAAATCACCGAAAATTACTGGAAACCCAAAGTATTCCTGGGAAGTTATTACGGCCAAAACATCAACGGTCCTTTGCCTGTAAAAAACGATGTATACGGATTCAGTATCTCATTTCAAACCCAGTTGGGAAGTACTACGAATCAGTCTACCGCCAATTACGGAATGCAAACGGACGGAACCGGTATTCAAAGGATTCCCGGATTCGGTCCTCAGTTTGTCGGCCGAGGGGAAAATGCATTCAATAGTAGCACCTTAAATCTGTTTGACGATTTATCCTATTCCAGAAAAATCTATGAAGGAAAGATCGCTCTTTCCGATGCCATACGCAACAACCAATTGATTGAAATCGCTTTAAAAGCCGAAGCATTCAAAGCACGTGAAAAAGTGAGAGAGGCTTGGCAGGTTTTACGACTTACAAATTCCCGTTTTTATATCACTTACGAAACTTGGAAATCAATGCAGGCAAAATCCGTCACCGGATTTTCCAAAAAAACCGAAATGTTATCCGCCGAACTGGAATTGTTGAAATCCGCCGACGATTTAACTACGGCTATCAGTAGTTATCTGGAGTCCGTTATGGATCTTTCGTTTGCCACGGGAGTGGATGTTTCCGAATGGCAATTTTACATGTACAAAAAGGGTGAGGGAAATTCTTTATTGGCCCAGCTGTATTCCGATGATTCCTTTATTTTCAACAAATCCAAAGATCTGTCGGATAAAAATATTTTTGATGAGAATGATTCGAAACCGGAGAAGGGCGATAACAAACGACGCAAAAAATCGGAATATGATTTTTATTTGGAAGATTAG
- a CDS encoding FecR family protein yields the protein MKKIIPLLLCLSYFFPVFAEDVAVVSFVKGEVTWSGPKSKKTGEALRINQVLKKGDKVTSKDGTCELQLATQATIRLAKFTEASLEDLLNPKSRQSTVKVYTGKLFVKAHKNNKAQNKLNIVSPSLVAGVRGTEFIVAAPSGPEEDSDLDLREGVYVNEGTVAVVPDKKGKEVLTGANEEVTLDGATLKKQILNEYAKEKMKIFEQFKQLKEENYQLIKEQYQKNEDLMNEMKGKN from the coding sequence ATGAAAAAGATTATTCCTCTACTTCTCTGTTTGTCTTATTTTTTCCCGGTATTCGCAGAAGATGTGGCGGTAGTCAGTTTTGTCAAAGGGGAAGTCACGTGGTCCGGGCCTAAGTCGAAAAAAACGGGCGAAGCTCTCAGAATCAACCAGGTTCTTAAAAAAGGAGACAAGGTAACTTCCAAAGACGGCACTTGCGAGTTGCAACTAGCAACCCAAGCTACCATTCGTCTGGCCAAATTCACGGAAGCCTCCCTAGAGGATCTGCTCAATCCGAAATCCAGACAATCCACGGTAAAAGTTTATACCGGAAAATTATTCGTAAAAGCTCACAAAAATAACAAAGCCCAAAATAAACTAAACATTGTTAGTCCAAGTCTCGTGGCGGGAGTAAGAGGGACCGAATTTATAGTCGCCGCACCTTCCGGCCCGGAAGAAGATTCCGATTTGGATCTGAGAGAAGGAGTCTATGTAAATGAAGGAACCGTTGCCGTAGTACCCGACAAAAAAGGAAAGGAAGTCTTAACCGGTGCGAACGAAGAAGTCACCTTGGACGGAGCGACTTTAAAAAAACAAATTTTAAATGAATACGCGAAGGAAAAGATGAAAATCTTCGAACAGTTCAAACAACTCAAAGAAGAAAACTACCAATTGATCAAGGAACAATACCAAAAAAACGAAGATCTAATGAATGAAATGAAAGGAAAAAATTAA